A single region of the Thermotoga profunda AZM34c06 genome encodes:
- a CDS encoding ABC transporter permease, with amino-acid sequence MNRTLKRLFRNPLNLIFSVILILILIIAIFPDFFARYGPYSMDYDAILEPPSLKHFFGTDQFGRDIFSRCIFGLQKSVIIAFSSILLASFIGTIFGLIAGYYGGGYDLVIMRICDGFFAFPSLILALFIVALFGSSLVNLIIAIGVVYVPIFARTVRGAALSIRESLFVKASKVIGKSDLKIMLNDVLLNLSSVLIVTFTTNLSTAFLTEASLGFLGLSVPPPEPTLGGLVGQGTAFLLSAPWITLFPGLVIAVVVLSLNILGDGLRDVLDPKNK; translated from the coding sequence ATGAATAGAACTCTGAAAAGACTTTTTAGAAATCCTTTGAATTTAATTTTCTCAGTGATCTTGATCTTGATTCTTATAATAGCTATTTTCCCAGACTTTTTTGCTCGGTATGGTCCCTATTCGATGGATTACGATGCCATACTCGAACCACCTTCTTTGAAACATTTTTTTGGAACAGATCAATTTGGCAGAGATATTTTTTCAAGATGCATTTTTGGCCTTCAGAAAAGTGTGATAATAGCATTCAGCTCGATTTTGCTCGCATCTTTTATCGGGACGATCTTTGGGCTCATAGCTGGCTATTACGGTGGAGGATACGATTTGGTCATAATGAGAATCTGTGATGGATTTTTTGCCTTTCCTTCATTGATATTGGCTCTGTTCATAGTAGCCCTTTTTGGATCAAGCCTTGTCAATTTGATAATCGCTATAGGTGTAGTTTATGTACCAATCTTCGCAAGAACGGTGCGAGGAGCTGCTTTATCTATAAGAGAAAGTTTGTTCGTGAAGGCATCAAAGGTTATAGGAAAAAGCGATTTAAAAATAATGCTCAACGATGTATTGCTAAACCTTTCGTCGGTTCTCATAGTAACCTTCACAACAAATCTCTCCACGGCTTTTCTCACCGAAGCATCGCTTGGCTTTCTTGGATTGAGTGTTCCACCACCAGAACCAACCCTCGGTGGTTTGGTAGGACAAGGTACCGCCTTTTTGCTGAGTGCACCTTGGATAACACTTTTCCCTGGTCTTGTCATCGCCGTTGTTGTGCTGAGTTTGAATATCTTAGGAGATGGATTGAGGGATGTTTTAGACCCCAAGAATAAATAG
- a CDS encoding GntR family transcriptional regulator has protein sequence MDKEYPIPLYYRVYQNLKQKILDGIYKPGDRIPPESELVQIYNVSRLTVRRALEELRSEGFINRAKGKGTFITGRKEEEQMNVLKGFTDKAKEEGFSVKSVVLENKLVEVPPELEEIFQIEHGTMVILLKRIRYMNEDPVAIESAYLNTAVDIRLLNILKKDMSKESLYDFLRNELKLPLVRAYEILEVTEVSGLDAKHLSVPVGTCSLLRKRYTYTSNNRCVEFVRSIYRGDKYRFKIELKTTGVFEK, from the coding sequence ATGGATAAGGAATACCCAATACCACTTTATTATCGAGTTTATCAGAATCTCAAGCAGAAGATTCTCGATGGGATCTACAAACCAGGGGATCGCATACCGCCTGAGTCCGAATTGGTACAGATTTACAATGTAAGTAGGTTGACGGTAAGAAGAGCACTCGAAGAACTCAGATCTGAAGGATTTATAAACAGGGCCAAAGGCAAAGGGACATTCATCACCGGTAGAAAAGAAGAAGAACAAATGAATGTACTCAAGGGTTTTACGGACAAGGCAAAGGAAGAGGGGTTTTCCGTCAAATCTGTAGTACTCGAGAACAAGTTAGTCGAAGTTCCTCCAGAACTTGAAGAGATATTCCAAATTGAACACGGTACAATGGTGATATTGCTCAAACGCATAAGATACATGAACGAAGATCCAGTTGCCATCGAAAGTGCATATCTAAACACAGCTGTGGATATAAGACTTTTGAATATTTTGAAGAAAGACATGTCAAAAGAATCTTTGTATGACTTTTTGAGAAATGAACTAAAACTTCCACTGGTACGTGCTTATGAGATTCTCGAGGTAACCGAGGTTTCTGGACTTGATGCAAAGCATTTGAGTGTTCCAGTTGGTACTTGCTCACTGCTGAGAAAGCGTTATACATACACATCTAATAATCGGTGTGTTGAATTTGTCAGATCTATCTACAGAGGAGACAAATACAGATTCAAAATCGAATTAAAAACAACTGGTGTCTTTGAAAAATGA
- a CDS encoding ABC transporter permease, with protein MSLGYLIRRIITSIPTVLFVAFVVFIMIHLVPGDVVDMILGTQNYLTKEQINQLYKQYGLDKPLIVQFGIWLKNLATLDFGTSLRTGKKVIDLIFDRFPVTLELSVLSMFFATIIGIPLGIIAAIKKNSFVDGLVRVIGLIGLSSPSFWVGAILIVIFAGLFQGFNIFGYVHMKEDILKNLQVMFLPSLTLGLMLSAQIMRMTRSSMLDVLQQEYMKTAKAKGVSYSKLIGKHALKNALIPIITLSGIQLGYLLAGTIVIENMFALPGLGRLLLQAVNERDYPVIQFVVMFIALVIVVLNIIVDFIYTLVDPRVELR; from the coding sequence GTGAGCCTTGGTTATCTCATAAGACGTATCATTACATCGATTCCAACGGTTTTGTTTGTTGCTTTTGTAGTTTTTATAATGATACACCTTGTTCCAGGTGATGTCGTAGATATGATTTTAGGAACACAGAATTATCTCACAAAAGAACAGATAAACCAGTTGTACAAGCAATATGGTCTCGATAAACCTTTGATCGTTCAATTTGGCATATGGTTGAAAAATCTGGCAACATTAGATTTTGGTACATCACTTAGAACAGGAAAAAAAGTTATAGATCTGATATTCGACAGATTTCCGGTGACCCTGGAATTGTCTGTTTTATCGATGTTCTTCGCAACTATCATAGGAATTCCACTTGGCATTATCGCCGCTATCAAGAAAAACTCTTTTGTTGATGGATTGGTCAGAGTTATCGGATTGATAGGTCTTTCGTCCCCATCTTTCTGGGTGGGGGCGATTTTGATCGTGATCTTTGCGGGACTATTCCAAGGATTCAATATATTTGGTTATGTACACATGAAGGAAGATATCTTGAAGAATTTGCAGGTGATGTTTTTACCATCTTTAACACTTGGCTTGATGCTTTCAGCTCAAATCATGAGAATGACAAGATCATCGATGCTCGATGTTTTGCAGCAGGAATACATGAAGACTGCTAAAGCAAAAGGCGTGAGTTATTCAAAACTCATAGGGAAACATGCCCTTAAAAATGCATTGATACCAATCATAACACTTTCTGGTATTCAACTTGGATATCTCTTGGCAGGGACGATCGTCATAGAAAATATGTTTGCATTACCTGGATTGGGAAGATTACTTTTACAGGCAGTTAACGAGAGAGATTATCCAGTTATTCAATTTGTGGTGATGTTCATAGCTTTAGTTATTGTCGTCTTGAACATAATCGTTGACTTCATTTACACTCTTGTTGATCCACGTGTTGAATTAAGGTGA
- a CDS encoding ABC transporter substrate-binding protein, whose product MKKFLVAILAVFAVVGAFAVGGKLVIAMETEPVGLDPHLVTAFASHRVLENIYDSLLKYGDGMKLLPNLAEEAQAVDPYTIVFKIREGVKFHDGTPLTVEDVLFSFQRILNPDTKSPAAAFYQDVESIKAIGDNKIEFKLKKPMASALLPNFAGVNSSIVSKKFVESGKNMQLETNGTGPFYLAEYVPGNYMILKKNPYYFVKDQPQLDEIKIVFMPEEVSRVAALKNGDVDIAKINEPLNLKQFPEGKFKIYRSPVLSYYLIGINTTRKPLNDPRVRNALNYAINREAIIKAVVFSEGVVTGPLNPAVQPWALQPKAFDEYTYNPAKAKELLAQAGYPNGFEFEIVTSQRYNFDKVAQVIQAQLAEIGVKVKIALVEWGIFIKRWRESDFDAFISMNSGSIEPDVQFYRTFHTGGSTNVFLYSNPKVDELLDLGRSEVDISKRKAIYDELQRIIVKESPVIFLYSANQIFVSNASVEGFKLLANESLVFLRETYKK is encoded by the coding sequence ATGAAAAAGTTTTTGGTGGCTATTTTGGCAGTTTTTGCAGTAGTTGGAGCTTTTGCAGTTGGTGGAAAGTTAGTCATTGCAATGGAAACAGAACCAGTCGGCTTAGACCCGCATCTTGTGACAGCCTTTGCATCACACAGAGTTTTGGAAAATATCTATGACAGTTTACTCAAGTATGGTGATGGTATGAAATTATTGCCAAATCTCGCCGAAGAAGCTCAGGCGGTAGATCCTTACACGATTGTCTTTAAGATCAGAGAAGGTGTGAAATTTCACGATGGAACTCCCTTGACCGTTGAAGATGTACTTTTCAGTTTTCAAAGGATACTGAATCCAGATACAAAATCACCTGCTGCCGCATTTTATCAAGATGTCGAATCTATCAAAGCCATAGGTGATAACAAAATCGAGTTCAAACTGAAAAAACCCATGGCAAGTGCCCTTCTACCTAACTTTGCAGGTGTGAACAGCTCGATAGTCTCGAAAAAATTTGTTGAGTCAGGGAAAAATATGCAACTTGAAACCAACGGAACAGGTCCGTTCTATCTGGCTGAATATGTGCCTGGCAATTACATGATCTTGAAGAAAAATCCTTACTACTTTGTGAAGGACCAACCTCAACTTGATGAGATTAAGATCGTGTTCATGCCAGAAGAAGTTTCCAGAGTAGCAGCTTTGAAGAATGGCGATGTGGACATAGCGAAAATCAACGAACCATTGAATCTCAAACAATTTCCAGAAGGTAAATTTAAAATCTATCGATCACCTGTACTCAGTTACTATCTCATAGGTATCAACACTACAAGAAAACCCTTGAACGACCCAAGGGTAAGAAATGCGCTTAATTACGCCATCAACAGAGAGGCAATTATAAAGGCAGTGGTCTTTTCCGAGGGTGTTGTTACAGGACCACTGAACCCTGCCGTTCAACCATGGGCACTTCAACCAAAGGCTTTTGATGAATACACATACAACCCTGCAAAGGCAAAAGAACTTTTGGCACAAGCTGGTTATCCAAATGGTTTTGAGTTTGAAATTGTGACTTCCCAGAGATACAATTTCGATAAAGTTGCACAGGTGATTCAAGCTCAACTTGCTGAAATTGGCGTTAAGGTGAAGATCGCCTTGGTCGAATGGGGTATATTCATCAAAAGATGGCGTGAGAGTGATTTTGACGCGTTTATTTCCATGAACAGTGGATCAATAGAACCTGATGTCCAATTTTACAGAACATTCCATACAGGTGGATCAACAAATGTTTTCTTGTATTCAAATCCAAAAGTTGATGAGCTACTCGATCTTGGAAGAAGCGAAGTCGATATATCGAAGAGAAAAGCTATTTACGATGAATTACAAAGAATCATTGTAAAAGAATCACCCGTCATATTCTTGTACAGTGCAAACCAGATTTTTGTGAGTAATGCATCTGTTGAAGGCTTTAAACTTCTTGCAAACGAGAGTCTTGTGTTCTTAAGGGAGACATATAAGAAGTGA
- a CDS encoding sugar-binding transcriptional regulator, with protein MLGFQNYEDLLTIVAWMYYMDEYTQQQIAEELGITRTKVSRLLSAAKSQGIVQIRITHSLPEYYVLEKELKRRFGLKIAVVAPEDRNLLGQFGAESLLRFISEHRPCRVGLGWSTTVSSMAPHLIRRNIQLSHKCSVYDLTGSFIGQRNPYSISWILAEATGAQYIPLAVPVLVENPSIKEEPSIKRALKEASEVDIAFVGMGCVGQESTLLKTRLVSKETMEQLEKLNCVGEVLMRFFDENGKPVRTPLDDRIVSIDWDAIQRIPIFVVMAVGKEKVSPLKAALKGGWVSGLITDVYTAKSLLGKAQ; from the coding sequence ATGCTTGGCTTTCAGAACTATGAAGATCTTTTAACCATAGTTGCCTGGATGTACTACATGGATGAATACACCCAGCAACAGATAGCTGAAGAACTTGGTATAACAAGAACAAAGGTCAGCAGATTACTCTCGGCAGCTAAGAGTCAGGGGATTGTTCAGATTCGAATAACTCATTCTCTACCTGAATATTATGTTCTCGAAAAAGAACTCAAGAGACGTTTTGGACTGAAAATAGCAGTTGTTGCTCCTGAAGATAGAAACCTACTTGGCCAATTTGGTGCCGAGTCTCTTTTGAGATTCATAAGTGAACACAGACCATGTAGAGTTGGTCTTGGATGGAGTACTACTGTCAGTTCGATGGCACCACATTTGATTCGAAGAAATATACAACTTTCTCATAAATGTTCTGTTTATGATCTAACGGGTAGCTTCATTGGGCAAAGAAATCCTTATAGTATAAGCTGGATTTTAGCTGAAGCAACAGGTGCTCAATACATTCCCTTAGCTGTACCTGTGCTCGTAGAAAATCCTTCTATAAAAGAAGAGCCTTCTATAAAAAGAGCTTTAAAAGAAGCTTCTGAAGTTGATATAGCGTTTGTTGGCATGGGATGTGTGGGTCAGGAAAGTACTCTTTTAAAGACAAGATTAGTTTCAAAGGAAACGATGGAACAACTTGAGAAATTGAATTGTGTTGGAGAAGTCCTTATGCGATTTTTTGACGAAAATGGAAAACCGGTGCGAACTCCTCTTGATGACAGAATAGTGTCTATTGATTGGGATGCCATTCAAAGGATACCGATATTTGTAGTAATGGCTGTTGGAAAAGAAAAGGTTTCACCACTCAAAGCCGCTTTGAAGGGTGGATGGGTTTCAGGATTGATAACAGATGTATATACAGCAAAAAGCTTACTTGGCAAGGCACAATAA
- the mtnA gene encoding S-methyl-5-thioribose-1-phosphate isomerase — protein MSTFRSIEWKKDKLVLLDQRYLPEKTLYLELKTVDKVAKAIKEMIVRGAPAIGVAAAYGIVLCVQKLSKNDDPIKALEKADDLLRSSRPTAVNLFWALDRMKKIWREFNGSVEDLKAILEKEAIDIEHEDVEINKKIARNGVELVPFGAKIIHHCNTGSLATVDYGTALGVIRYAHEMGKNIHVFLDETRPRLQGARLSAWEMKELGIPHTVIVDGASGLVMRRFKIDLVLVGADRIAANGDTANKIGTYNLAVVAKYHKVPFYIVAPTSTIDLKTPTGQDIPIEERSADEIRRVGNTWVAPQESPVFNPAFDVTPAELISGIITEKGIVYPPFKENLKKLFETT, from the coding sequence TTGAGTACATTCAGGTCTATAGAGTGGAAAAAAGATAAGCTCGTACTTTTAGATCAAAGATATCTGCCAGAGAAAACTCTCTATCTTGAATTGAAAACCGTTGATAAAGTCGCCAAAGCCATTAAGGAAATGATAGTGAGAGGTGCTCCTGCGATTGGAGTGGCGGCCGCTTATGGGATAGTTCTTTGCGTGCAAAAACTCTCGAAGAATGATGATCCAATCAAAGCACTTGAGAAAGCCGACGATCTTTTAAGATCCTCAAGACCTACTGCCGTAAATCTCTTTTGGGCATTGGACAGAATGAAAAAAATCTGGCGAGAATTTAATGGTTCAGTTGAAGATTTAAAAGCAATTCTGGAAAAAGAAGCAATCGATATTGAGCATGAAGATGTTGAAATAAATAAAAAAATAGCCAGAAATGGTGTTGAGTTGGTACCTTTTGGGGCAAAGATAATTCATCACTGCAATACAGGATCTTTGGCAACAGTTGATTACGGTACAGCCTTAGGAGTAATAAGATATGCACATGAAATGGGTAAGAATATACATGTTTTTTTGGATGAAACAAGACCAAGATTACAAGGAGCTCGTCTATCTGCTTGGGAGATGAAAGAGCTTGGTATACCACATACTGTGATCGTAGATGGAGCAAGTGGATTGGTGATGAGAAGATTCAAAATCGATCTCGTGCTTGTTGGAGCAGACAGAATAGCAGCCAACGGTGACACCGCAAACAAAATAGGAACTTATAATCTCGCTGTGGTTGCTAAATATCATAAGGTTCCATTTTATATCGTTGCACCAACCAGCACGATTGATCTCAAAACACCCACAGGCCAAGATATACCAATAGAGGAAAGAAGTGCCGATGAAATTCGTCGTGTAGGGAATACTTGGGTTGCACCACAAGAAAGTCCGGTTTTCAATCCGGCCTTTGATGTGACTCCTGCAGAACTAATTTCAGGCATTATCACAGAGAAAGGGATTGTTTATCCACCTTTCAAAGAAAACCTCAAAAAACTTTTTGAAACGACATGA
- a CDS encoding transketolase family protein encodes MKLEARVHERNLVKWAADKPEVVVFSADLTNSTEIGLFKETYPDRFYSFGMTEQNMMSAAGGMAREGFTPFVHTFAVFMYRRALDQIEMSIAYPNLRVRIFGFLPGITTPGGASHQAINDVGILRTVPNMTILETGDATEVESVLDVAQSIDGPVYIRQLRGQIPRLFREPMKLGKSRVLSKGNDITLITSGIMTEEALKATTILKKDGVSIEHLHISTHKPFGDDAIFNAIEKAKYGVITMENHTIIGGLGSSVSELMAENGIGKRLVRIGLKDTYAHGGSKEYLMKYYGLDAMNLVKAVENLIGQKLDIEEDDLAEPQIDEIEQMIKAEDL; translated from the coding sequence ATGAAATTAGAAGCGAGAGTTCATGAAAGGAATCTTGTCAAATGGGCAGCTGATAAACCAGAAGTCGTTGTTTTCTCAGCCGATTTAACCAACTCCACAGAGATAGGCTTGTTCAAAGAGACCTATCCAGATAGATTCTATTCTTTCGGAATGACTGAACAAAACATGATGAGTGCAGCAGGAGGTATGGCAAGGGAAGGTTTCACACCATTCGTACACACTTTTGCCGTTTTCATGTACAGAAGAGCGTTAGATCAAATAGAAATGAGTATAGCCTATCCAAATCTGAGAGTGAGGATATTTGGCTTTTTACCGGGAATAACCACCCCAGGTGGAGCGTCGCACCAGGCGATAAATGATGTTGGGATTTTAAGGACAGTTCCAAACATGACTATATTGGAAACAGGTGATGCGACAGAGGTAGAGAGTGTCCTTGATGTGGCCCAATCAATCGATGGACCTGTTTACATCAGGCAACTGAGGGGACAAATACCAAGATTGTTTAGAGAGCCAATGAAACTTGGGAAAAGTCGTGTTTTGAGTAAAGGAAATGATATTACTCTGATAACAAGCGGCATCATGACTGAAGAAGCTTTGAAAGCCACCACGATATTGAAAAAGGATGGTGTCTCTATAGAACATCTTCACATCTCAACTCACAAACCATTTGGTGATGACGCAATATTTAATGCAATTGAGAAAGCAAAGTATGGTGTGATTACCATGGAAAATCACACAATCATTGGCGGGCTCGGTAGTTCGGTATCAGAACTCATGGCTGAAAATGGGATTGGTAAGCGCCTTGTGAGAATAGGCTTGAAAGATACCTATGCCCATGGAGGTAGCAAAGAATATTTGATGAAATATTATGGGTTGGATGCAATGAATCTTGTAAAAGCCGTTGAAAATCTCATAGGTCAAAAATTGGATATCGAAGAAGACGATCTTGCAGAGCCACAGATAGATGAGATAGAACAAATGATAAAAGCTGAGGACTTATAA
- the mtnK gene encoding S-methyl-5-thioribose kinase has product MTQFNEKTVLEYVEKTDLRETILGKGELSSELISEGNVNLIFRIRNVDSGNSVILKQALPYAWRYPDFKMPVDRQRIEYETLSIESQYAPDYVPKIYFYDNKTHVLVIEDLKELRVMREALIDGEIFPKVAKHIGIFMARTLFYTSDLYLSSQKKKEMVINFSNPVLCKVQEDLVFTQPYIDHPNNRWSKPLDNIVKQIHQDDKIRGEIFYFKELYMTKAQALIHNDLHTGSIMLDQNKTKVIDPEFAFYGPMAHDIGTYFANLAIAYAAQEAHRTEPSTRNAYRQWIVESFEETWDVFQQEFLRIWENDSNGEWPSENYRENYMRRLLKESAGFGAAEIFRRTIGMAHVHDFWTIKDENLRAKAESIALDIAIKWINSWKYFEKIVDLSRALKESKPLI; this is encoded by the coding sequence ATGACCCAGTTCAATGAAAAAACCGTTCTGGAATATGTGGAAAAGACCGATCTGAGGGAAACTATTCTGGGTAAAGGAGAGTTATCGTCTGAGTTGATTTCCGAGGGAAATGTGAATTTGATATTTCGCATTCGCAATGTCGATAGTGGGAATTCTGTGATATTGAAACAAGCTCTGCCATATGCATGGCGTTATCCAGACTTCAAAATGCCGGTTGACAGACAGAGAATAGAATACGAAACTCTTAGCATAGAATCGCAGTATGCACCAGATTATGTCCCAAAGATATATTTCTACGATAATAAAACGCACGTCTTGGTGATAGAAGATCTCAAAGAATTGAGAGTTATGCGTGAAGCTTTAATAGATGGAGAGATCTTTCCAAAAGTTGCCAAACACATAGGAATTTTTATGGCAAGAACCCTATTTTACACTTCTGACCTTTATCTGTCATCGCAGAAAAAAAAGGAAATGGTGATCAATTTTTCAAATCCTGTACTTTGTAAAGTTCAGGAAGATTTGGTATTCACACAACCATATATTGACCATCCCAATAACAGGTGGAGTAAACCACTTGATAACATAGTAAAACAAATTCATCAAGACGACAAAATCAGAGGAGAAATATTCTATTTCAAAGAGCTTTATATGACCAAAGCACAGGCTCTGATTCACAACGATCTTCACACAGGATCGATAATGCTGGATCAAAATAAAACAAAGGTCATTGACCCAGAATTTGCGTTCTATGGTCCAATGGCACATGATATAGGGACCTATTTTGCAAACCTTGCAATTGCCTATGCTGCACAAGAAGCACATAGAACAGAACCGAGTACGAGGAATGCATACCGACAATGGATAGTTGAATCTTTCGAAGAAACCTGGGATGTTTTTCAGCAAGAGTTTTTACGTATTTGGGAAAATGATTCAAATGGTGAATGGCCTTCAGAAAACTATAGAGAAAATTACATGCGCAGACTTCTTAAAGAATCAGCAGGATTTGGCGCGGCAGAGATATTCAGAAGAACAATAGGAATGGCGCATGTTCATGATTTTTGGACAATAAAAGATGAAAACCTTCGAGCTAAGGCAGAAAGTATTGCTTTGGATATCGCTATCAAATGGATCAATTCGTGGAAATATTTTGAAAAAATTGTAGATCTATCGCGTGCTCTCAAAGAATCGAAACCTCTCATCTGA
- a CDS encoding RuBisCO large subunit C-terminal-like domain-containing protein — protein MIKYETEYLFSGERFKVIYQIFEKFNKAKEVAEAICVEQTIEFPVELTGKSIKNHVIGKIEQIQEYQNSVVATISYPVEVVGNEPTQFFNVIMGNCSLFPNLKIIDLQLSMSVESIFPGPRYGISGLRERLSIHNRPFLATAIKPMSLSSDELAEMAYRLALGGIDIIKDDHGLADQPFSKFEERVVKVTEAVHRANRETGFHTIYAPNITASEQVMIKRAEFVKKIGSGALLVSVALCGFGSFITLRREVDLPILSHPAFLGGYLSVMDFGVLFGNIQRMIGADVVIFPNYGGRFTFSKEDCRKIDRGLKDPFGSFKEAFPSPAGGMNVSATGDMISFYGKDVVLLIGGALHKMGMDLTENVKVFRNQIEKICQLSSLEND, from the coding sequence GTGATCAAATACGAAACTGAATATCTTTTCAGCGGCGAACGATTCAAAGTGATATATCAGATATTTGAGAAATTCAACAAAGCCAAAGAGGTTGCTGAAGCGATTTGCGTTGAACAAACCATCGAATTTCCTGTGGAACTCACTGGAAAATCGATAAAGAACCATGTGATTGGAAAGATTGAGCAAATTCAGGAATACCAAAATTCTGTGGTTGCGACAATAAGTTACCCAGTTGAAGTTGTAGGAAATGAACCGACACAATTTTTCAACGTCATCATGGGAAATTGCAGTTTGTTTCCCAATCTGAAGATAATCGATCTACAACTTTCTATGTCTGTAGAGAGTATATTTCCTGGTCCACGTTATGGAATCTCTGGATTAAGAGAGAGACTTTCAATACATAATAGACCTTTTCTTGCAACGGCTATCAAACCAATGAGTCTTTCTTCTGATGAACTCGCTGAGATGGCTTACCGTTTGGCACTTGGTGGTATAGATATCATCAAAGATGATCATGGCCTTGCCGATCAACCGTTCTCAAAATTCGAAGAACGTGTCGTTAAAGTGACAGAGGCAGTTCACAGGGCAAATCGTGAAACTGGTTTTCACACGATCTATGCACCAAACATAACTGCGAGTGAACAGGTCATGATAAAAAGAGCAGAGTTTGTCAAAAAGATTGGGAGTGGTGCACTACTTGTATCTGTGGCTCTCTGTGGTTTTGGAAGTTTTATAACCCTGAGGCGGGAAGTCGATCTTCCAATTTTGAGCCACCCAGCTTTTTTGGGTGGGTATCTGTCTGTTATGGATTTTGGAGTTTTGTTTGGGAATATACAACGTATGATTGGCGCAGATGTGGTGATATTTCCAAACTACGGTGGTCGCTTTACTTTCTCAAAAGAAGATTGTCGAAAAATAGATCGAGGGCTCAAAGATCCTTTTGGATCTTTCAAAGAGGCTTTTCCATCTCCTGCAGGAGGTATGAACGTCAGTGCCACTGGTGATATGATTTCTTTTTATGGCAAGGATGTTGTATTGTTAATTGGTGGAGCCCTTCACAAGATGGGTATGGATCTTACGGAGAATGTCAAGGTTTTTAGAAATCAGATCGAAAAAATCTGTCAACTTTCTTCATTGGAAAATGATTAA
- a CDS encoding transketolase: MNVDDIKKIANGIRRRVLEFTIKNGGGYLSQACSSAEILATLYGEILNIGPSIAPKIPPVFTGVPSKDNKEYFSGYGYNGPKEPHLDRFFLSPVHYALVLYATLVETNRMLAEGLEMFNKDGFTVEMIGADHSPGHELMSGSLGQTISQVLGIALARKRKGETGKNWVVMSDGEFMIGQTWEAIETLSFYKVDTVNVIIDANGQSADGKIDTVNQIEPLKKRLESFGAVAVEVNGHDIQQLIDAANTPHESKPLFVIARTIPYQGIEILKKRAPKFHYIRITNEQEKEELQQFLKERFGGDNR, translated from the coding sequence ATGAATGTTGATGATATAAAGAAAATAGCAAATGGGATAAGACGCAGGGTTCTTGAATTCACAATAAAAAATGGTGGTGGATATCTCTCTCAAGCATGTTCAAGTGCAGAAATTCTCGCCACACTTTATGGTGAAATTTTAAACATTGGTCCTTCGATAGCTCCGAAGATTCCTCCTGTTTTTACTGGTGTGCCATCGAAAGACAACAAAGAATATTTTTCCGGTTATGGTTACAACGGGCCAAAAGAGCCTCATCTTGATAGATTTTTTCTCAGTCCGGTGCACTATGCTTTGGTACTATATGCTACTCTCGTTGAAACAAATCGCATGCTCGCCGAGGGTTTAGAGATGTTCAACAAGGATGGTTTTACAGTCGAAATGATAGGTGCCGATCATTCTCCTGGCCATGAATTGATGTCTGGTTCACTTGGTCAGACAATCTCACAGGTACTGGGAATAGCACTGGCAAGAAAAAGAAAGGGCGAAACTGGGAAAAACTGGGTTGTCATGTCAGATGGTGAATTCATGATTGGTCAGACATGGGAAGCCATTGAAACACTTTCTTTTTACAAAGTAGATACTGTCAATGTGATAATCGATGCAAATGGACAATCAGCAGATGGAAAGATCGATACGGTAAATCAAATTGAACCGTTGAAAAAAAGATTGGAATCCTTTGGAGCGGTGGCGGTTGAAGTAAATGGGCACGATATACAACAACTCATTGATGCAGCAAATACTCCTCATGAATCAAAACCTTTATTTGTTATCGCAAGAACTATTCCATATCAGGGTATTGAAATACTCAAAAAAAGAGCGCCAAAATTTCATTACATAAGAATAACGAATGAACAGGAAAAAGAGGAGCTACAACAATTTCTAAAAGAAAGATTCGGGGGTGATAATCGATGA